The nucleotide window AAGCCGCGATGGCAGAAGGTATCATCGCGGGCTATCCCGTTGTAGATGTAAAGGTCGCTGTCTACGATGGCAGCTACCACAGTGTCGACTCAAACGAGATGGCGTTTCGCACAGCAGGTCGAATCGGATTCAGGGCTGCGGCCGCAAAAGCTGACATGGTGCTTCTCGAGCCTATCGCCACCCTCGAAATCATCGTCCCTGACGATTATTCTGGCGCAGTTATGGGCGACATATCATCGATGAGAGGGCGCATTTTGGGCATGGACTCCCCTCGCACCGGATATCAGTCGATCAAGGCACAGGCACCGTTCGCCGAAGTGGCGCACTACTCTCAGCAGCTTCGGTCGATCACTAGCGGCACAGGAGAATACTCGGTAACGATCGACTCCTACGAGCAGGTGCCGCATGAAATTGCGGCGAAGATCATCGAAAAATACGAGAAAGAACGAGCCGAAGGACATTAGCTTGTGGCGCCCTCTGCAGGACTCGAACCTGCGGCCTTCTGCTCCGGAGGCAGACGCTCTATCCGCTGAGCTAAGAGGGCGTGATGCGCGAAATGCTCACGCAGAGTATCATACACGTCTGTGGCGTTCCACCCTTGACTGCAGGGACGCCCACTTGAGTTCTCGTCTGGCTGGTGCTTGATCACAAGGAGTGCTACTTGCAAGTAAACCGGATGCTACTAATCGTCAATCCCGTGGCTCGGCATGGCAAATCTGGCCAAATGCTTCCAGTAATCCGGAGGCTCCTGCATCACCAGCCACACGAAATTGTGCTCACTAACCAAATGGGTCACGCTTTCGAAATCGCCAGCCAATCTTCGAAGTATGATCTGGTGGTCGCGGCAGGCGGAGACGGAACGGTCCACGAGGTTCTCAATGGACTCATGTCGATACCGGAAGAAGAGCGTCCAGTACTTGGAGTGCTTCCTACCGGATCCGGCAACGACACATGCCGAACGCTTGGTGTTCCATTCGACCTTTCCGAAGCCATAATGGTATTGGCCACGGGGCGAACCAGGCGCTTTGACATAGGGGTGTGCAATGGCGTCCACTTCAACAACAGTTTCGCGGCAGGCTTTGACGCCAAAGTAACCGCGAAAGCTGTAGAACTCAAAACCACCACACAGCTATCCGGAATCTCTCTGTATCTTACCGCACTTCTAAACACGGTCTTCCGAGATCTGCAAAGCTTCAAGATGCGTATAACCTTCGACGAACAAGCCCCCGTCGAAACCGAAAAACTAATCATTGCAGTAACCAACGGGCCAACTTATGGAGGCGGCTTTCGCATAACACCTGACGCCTCCCCCTTTGATGGCGTTTTCGATGTATGCACAATCGACCCCCTCTCTCTCTCCCAAACGCTCATGCGCCTGCCCTTCGTGATCTTCGGCAAACATGTCAACATGAAACCAGTAAAGATGAGTCGACATACCTCCGTGCTAATCGAAAGTGAGACGCCGCTACCCGCTCAAATCGATGGCGAAGTCTTTCTCGAAGATCGCTACGAGATACGTATTCTGCCGGCCGCCATAGAGTGCATGGTTCCCAAGGAAAGCAAATGACCCCAGATACGCAACTTGTGACCCTGGTATTAGTAACGCCGGTACTGGCGTATCTGATCGGAAGTATTCCTTTTGCATATCTTATTGTCCGAAGAGTGACCGGGACGGACATCTCCGATCACGGGAGCGGAAACGTTGGCGCCATGAACGTCCGTCGCTCCACCGGATCCTGGAGCTGGTTTACGGTTGCGATGGTCTCGGATGCGCTAAAAGGTTTCGTACCCGTGGTCTTTGCAAAGTTCGCAGTATTAGTCCTCGCACCCAGCAGGAGTTCGTTCTTTGGGCCCTGGAGCGCACAGTTCGATGTGATCACCGCCGATTTCGCAAGCCTTCAAGCTCCAATTCCCCTATTAGCGTTTCTTATTCCCATGCTCGCCGTCGCCTCTTCAGTTTTAGGCCACAACTACTCCTTCTGGATGGCCGTGATGAGGCGGCGCTTTGCGCGCACCGGCAAGGGCCTGGCTACGGGGGGTGGCGCGTTGCTCGCTTATGATTGGCGCTATTTCGCAGCAGCGCTCATTATCGGCTTAGCTATGATCGCGATAACCAGGTACATGATGGCAGGCCAAGTTGCAGCGGCTATAACAGTTCCCGCAACCGCTTTACTGCTTCACTCACCCGACTGGCCATTTGCGCTCTTTGTAGGGGCAGTCGTGTACATCGCCCACCATAGGCGGTTCATGGGGTTACTCAAAGGTGGCGAGCCGAAGTTATATGTCAACGACTCGATGGGGCCCAGAGGTTAGCGGTAAGGTTAGTGTGCGGATTACATTGTGATCGCGGCGCTCGGGCACGCGTCAACACAAATCTCGCACTCGGTACAGTCTTCCTCGCGAGCCAGAACAGCAACTGCGGCCATGTCGTAACATCCCATCGGGCACTCATCGACACAAATCCCACATGCGGTGCAAAGAGCTGAGTCCACAACCGGAATTGCCATTTTGAGCTTCCCCTTTCGCTTGGTAACTGTAGTGAAAAAGTCAGAGCATAATACCATGACTCACTAGAGCATGTCTCTGAAAAGCCGAGGATCGAAAAAGCAGTAGGGATAGTTCCTGTCGCCTAGCACCTTCATGTGCTGCAAACGCGACTCAAGCTCGGCCACCCTTCGGGCGAGCAAAGCCTCAACCGGCTGTAGTCTTGCGGCTATCTCACTGTTCAGTTCTTTGAGAGCCCTGCCGTACATCGCTTTATTTGCTCCAGCTTCCTGAATAGCATCAACCATATCCATTTTTTTCTGCACGAGCGCGCGAAGGTCATGAGAATCGCTCGCGCTCAAACCATAGTCAACCTCAATACCGCTTTCAGGGTGATGGCGGAAACGCTTCAGCGCAGTCTTTGCCTGGGCAAGCTGCTCTGTGACTGCCTGAAAGTCATCAACAAGGGTCACATTCGCATCGACAGAAACCACCACGAACTCCGGAGGCTCTATCCCGTAATACCGAATCATCAGTCTATCGGCAATCTGGTCATAGCGATCTCCGCCAGTACCATGAACAAAAAGATCGGCAAGGAACATCCGAGCAAAAATCGTCAGGGCAAGGGCCTTAGGCGCCAGGGGTATCGAAAGCAGCAGCCTGGATATCTCTCCAACATCAGATGACTCGCTTGCGATGAGTTCGTCTCCGGCGAAAAGGTGCACGCGGCTGTCGGCTTTTCTGGAGAAAACTGGAAGACGTTTTCCGTCTTTGAGGATCCAGAAAGGTAGTTCATATAAATCGCCGGCCCTTTTCAAATCAGGCAAAGGCTGTGCGGCCGAGCGCAGACCGTGCGATGCCCGATACGCCGCAAGCTCGGCGTTATATGCAGTCAGATATCGATCGGCTGAGGCGATTATGTCAGCGGCATATACCCGAAAAGAGCTCGTCTCCGTCCACATGGTAACCGGCAATTCGAGATAGTTGTTGCCCGAAGCGATCTCGTATCGGCGTCGAGCGAAGGTCATAAGCTCGGCAAGGTTGTTGGCCAGCCCCGCCGAGTCAAGCAACGCACGCCTGAAAGCTCGGAAACTCTCTCTCCAGGCAAGATCGGGCAAGATCGAAAGCGCCTCATCAATATCGACACAGTAGCTCTCCAGCACACCTGGCTCGGGTACCAAAGATGCCGCGAAATATTCGGCGGAAGGGCGGCTTTCCAATCTCAGGACATCGAGACCGACCGCTTGACCGTCAATCACTTTTGGGACTTGCACCGAGACTCCGGAAAATCTGTCGGTATCGACGACTATATCGATGGCGAGCGCACTGTAGCGCGTCGCGAATGCCTGGATCATGAAAACCTTGGACCATATCCCCGGATGATAGAGCTCCGGGGCTGCTCCACACATTATTACCAGCTCATTTGTCGCCTTGTCCCCAGGATCAACAAGAGGAACACCCATTCGGCGAGAAAACTCATAGGCCAGCACTACGCTCTCTTCGCGTACCAGTTTTCGGATTTCGCCGATTGGGACATCGGCGATGCGAGTCTGCCACCTTTGAGCAAGGCGCATGTTTTTCTCGGCGAGGAGGATCCAGCTATCAAAAGCTGGCTGGATAACAGCTTTCGGAAGAAGCGCGGATTGTTTATCAGCCTTTCGCACCTCAGCCCGCCCCTCAAATTACGGAAGCAATGTCACGCAAACCCACGCTCTCAATCGCATAAAACGGCTCTCCGGCCTCAACTCCGATAAGGCTTCCCCACATTCTTGCACCACTTTCCATCTGCGCGAGTAGAGACCTGCTCAATGGATTGGATTCAAACTGTGACTTATATGAGGCAAGCGCTTCCATTTTGACGGCAAGGAACCCCGTTACGTCATGGATGAAAGATGGTTGCTCGATCAGTTTTAGGTGCACTGCCCTGTAGCGATATACGCTCGGCGGATAGAACGGCTCTCCGCGCATAGTAGTTTTGGTGAACTTCGCCCAGAAACGGGCCGCCAGACAAATATCGGAAGCCGCAACGTGATCCGGATGAGCGTCCTCCGGGTAAGGAACAAAGATGCGCTGTGGCCTTAACTCCCGAAGAATCTCCGCCAGCTGATATCGAGCTTCTACCGTATCGAAAAGCTCACGGTTTGGAAGATCCATGGTGATTCTGGCCGCGCCGAGAACAGCGGCGGCCTGAAGAGATTCCACCAGGCGCAATTCACGAGTCCCGAAAGGCGTAGGCTCCCCGTCGGTAAGATCAACGATAGTCACACTCAAACCTTGGGCGACAAGCTTCGCAATGGTGGCACCCATGCCAATCTCAACGTCATCGGGGTGCGCGCCTATGCATACGATGTCACTCATACTCCACCTCCCTCGGCAAGCGCACTTCTCCAGACGCGCATGTAGTACTCGAAGCGTACCTCAGGATCGTCCAGCGCTGGCCCGAAGCTTCTGTTGTAGTCATGATATATCCGCTCAACCGGTGATTCGACCACAATCAGGCCTCGATTGTAAGCTTTTGCCCAAACTTCCAAGGGAAAGCCATATCCTGTTTCTTTCCAGACAAATCCGCTGATAGCGGCCAACCGATAAGCCTTGAATCCGCAAAACGAATCCGTAAGTGACCAGCCCGTTACCCGATTGACTTCGCGTGTGACTCTTACGTTGATTTCACTTCTTGAGGCAGGAGCCCTTCCTATCTCCCTGCTCTCTGGCAGATACCTGCTACCAGAGATGATATCCGCCCCTTGTGAGAGAAGAGAAAAGAAATCGGGTATGTGCGCCGGTTCATGCTGGCCGTCGCAATCCATGGTGATCAACTCGGAAACTCCTCGGCGAGAGGCAAAGGTGAACCCGACTGATAACGCGGCGCCGTAGCCGGCGTTGACTGAATTTGAGATCACCGTAACATCGGCCCGAGCAGCCAACACCTCACCCGTGTCATCGGTGGAGCCGTCATCGACGACCAGAATCTCGCCAGAGAACTGCCGGCGGACAGAGTCCAGGACGAAGCCGAGGGTCGAGGCTTCGTTGTAAACAGGCAGCAATATCGCACGACTCATAGTGCAAAGACCCGTGCTTTCTAGCTATCAGCCGAGTGCCGCGGCGCTGGCGCCTCGCGAACCGAAAAGGATGTTGTAAGCTTCACGTCGGAGGAGAGCATGCCAGCCACCGAGCAGTATTTTTCAATAGAAAGCTCGATAGCTCTCGCCACTGCATCTGGTGAGACCTGATAGCCAGTCACAGTATAGTCAACGTTAATGTGTGTATAGATTCTCGGGAACTCCTCGGCCCGCTGCTCCCCCTCAACCCTTACCTCAATATCCCTTACGTCCTGTCGCTTCTTTTCGAGAATGGAGACGATGTCCATCGCGCTGCACCCTGCAAGAGCGGAGAGAAACACCTGCAGTGGCCTCATTCCGGCGCTTTCGCCCTTGAATTCGGGCATGGCATCCATTACCACGGTATGGCCCGCCTCGTCCCAGGCTACAAACTGTCGATTTGCGCTCCATCTAACTTGAATCTGATCCATTAGACCTCCACGAGGTTAGATTGCTCATACGGCACAACACTATAGCGAGCATAACCGATGCGCTTTACAGTTTACGCCCAACCATTCCTGCGAGTTCCCGCGGATTCTGCGCCTTGCTTATCGCCTCTTCGAAGGTGATTTTTCCGGATTGGAGCAGAGTTTTTAGATGCTGGTCCAGGGTCTGCATCCCGAGGGAGCCTCCACCTTGGATGATGGTAGCCATTTGGTGGGTCTTGCCCTCCCTAATGAGATTGCGTATGGCGGGGATACCCAACATGATCTCCATCGCCATGACCCTGCTTCGCCCGTCGGTGTGCCTGAGAAGGACTTGTGAGAGAACACCTTCGAGCGTGTTAGACAGCTGCATTCGGACCTGTTGTTGCTGGTGAGGAGGGAACACATCGATAATTCTATCGATGGTCTCAGGCCCTCCCGTAGTATGCAGGGTGGCCAAAACCAGATGTCCGGTCTCTGCAGCGGTAATCGCGGCTGAGATGGTTTCCAGGTCTCGCATCTCTCCTACCAGGATAACATCCGGATCTTGACGCAAAACCCGCTTGAGAGCTGCGGCAAAAGAGTGCGTATCCTCGCCGATCTCGCGCTGGTTGACGTACGCTTTTTTGTTCCTATGCATGAATTCTATTGGATCTTCCAGAGTAATGATGTGTAGCGGGCGACTTGCATTTATGTGATCAATTACAGCCGCAAGAGTTGTAGATTTTCCAGAGCCCGTAGGGCCTGTAACCAGAACTAAGCCTCGTGGTCTCTCGGCAAGGAATCTCGCGACCTTTGGCAAAGCGAGTTCATCGATGGTCGGAATCAAAAGCGGAATGACTCGAAATACAGCACCGATCGAATTGCGCTGCTGAAAAACGTTGGCTCTAAAGCGTGAGACCCCGGGAATGCTGTAAGCGAAATCCAGTTCAAGCTCAGTCTCGAAACGCCTGCGTTGCTCCTCAGAGAGCAATCCCATAATCATGGCTTGAGCATCGCGAGGGGTGAGCGGGCGAGAGTTTTCCACAGGGACCAGCTCTCCACGCATGCGAATTCCCGGTGGACTACCCACCGTGATGTGCAAGTCCGAACCTCCACGTTCAAGCATCAAACGCAAGAGGTCATCGACGTGAAACTCACTGACGCTTGCAGCAGGAGGCGAAGCGGGTTGTGACACCGCGGGCTGAGGGGCACTCTGCGCAGGAGCGGAAACCACGGGTTGAGGCATCCCGGAGCCAAACTGAGCTGGCGGTGGTGACCCAACCGAAGCTGCTTGCGGTGCATGATGCGAGGAAGCCGGGGTCACCACGCTCGCGGGTTCAGCGACTCCGGTGCTGGCATGTGAGACAGGAGCTGCGGCACCGGCTAGCGCTAGAACCTTTGAGACAATCGCGTCAAGCGAACCTTCGGAGTGCAGGTGCGCAACCGCTCCTGCCTGTCTGGCCATAAGCGCTGAAGCTTCACCTGGCTGCCTCGATACTATGATCACTTGCGAGTTAGAGTGTGGGCCTGACTTGATTTGTTTGGTTAGCGAATAGCCATCCATCCCCTCGAGATCTGCGTCGACCAAGATGATCGATGGGCGATGCGACTCGATCAGCCCGAGCGCTCGGGGACCCGACAAAACACTGGAGACCTCAATATCGGAGCCAGCAGCACGTAGCCCTTCTCTGATCCCCTCAGTAAGCTTGACGTCCTCATGAACCACTAGAATCCTGTTAGCCAATTTCGCCTACTCCTCTACATGTGAGATTACAGTTTAGAACCGCAGGTGGCGGGATTCCATTTCTATCGGCTAGCATCTCTTTTTACTGTAACAGTTTCAGACAAAGTTACCTCAAGCCCGCTGATGTTGCATTATGATGTCACTTACCAAAAACGAGAGGTTTACTGAGATAAAACCTTCATCTCCCACTATACCCAAATGCCAGTATTTCGGCGTCTGCCTTGGTTGCCAATCGCAAGATATCGACTACGGA belongs to Actinomycetota bacterium and includes:
- a CDS encoding diacylglycerol kinase family lipid kinase; translation: MQVNRMLLIVNPVARHGKSGQMLPVIRRLLHHQPHEIVLTNQMGHAFEIASQSSKYDLVVAAGGDGTVHEVLNGLMSIPEEERPVLGVLPTGSGNDTCRTLGVPFDLSEAIMVLATGRTRRFDIGVCNGVHFNNSFAAGFDAKVTAKAVELKTTTQLSGISLYLTALLNTVFRDLQSFKMRITFDEQAPVETEKLIIAVTNGPTYGGGFRITPDASPFDGVFDVCTIDPLSLSQTLMRLPFVIFGKHVNMKPVKMSRHTSVLIESETPLPAQIDGEVFLEDRYEIRILPAAIECMVPKESK
- a CDS encoding glycerol-3-phosphate acyltransferase, whose amino-acid sequence is MTPDTQLVTLVLVTPVLAYLIGSIPFAYLIVRRVTGTDISDHGSGNVGAMNVRRSTGSWSWFTVAMVSDALKGFVPVVFAKFAVLVLAPSRSSFFGPWSAQFDVITADFASLQAPIPLLAFLIPMLAVASSVLGHNYSFWMAVMRRRFARTGKGLATGGGALLAYDWRYFAAALIIGLAMIAITRYMMAGQVAAAITVPATALLLHSPDWPFALFVGAVVYIAHHRRFMGLLKGGEPKLYVNDSMGPRG
- a CDS encoding 4Fe-4S binding protein, translating into MAIPVVDSALCTACGICVDECPMGCYDMAAVAVLAREEDCTECEICVDACPSAAITM
- a CDS encoding PIG-L family deacetylase, which gives rise to MSDIVCIGAHPDDVEIGMGATIAKLVAQGLSVTIVDLTDGEPTPFGTRELRLVESLQAAAVLGAARITMDLPNRELFDTVEARYQLAEILRELRPQRIFVPYPEDAHPDHVAASDICLAARFWAKFTKTTMRGEPFYPPSVYRYRAVHLKLIEQPSFIHDVTGFLAVKMEALASYKSQFESNPLSRSLLAQMESGARMWGSLIGVEAGEPFYAIESVGLRDIASVI
- a CDS encoding glycosyltransferase family 2 protein → MSRAILLPVYNEASTLGFVLDSVRRQFSGEILVVDDGSTDDTGEVLAARADVTVISNSVNAGYGAALSVGFTFASRRGVSELITMDCDGQHEPAHIPDFFSLLSQGADIISGSRYLPESREIGRAPASRSEINVRVTREVNRVTGWSLTDSFCGFKAYRLAAISGFVWKETGYGFPLEVWAKAYNRGLIVVESPVERIYHDYNRSFGPALDDPEVRFEYYMRVWRSALAEGGGV
- a CDS encoding OsmC family protein, translating into MDQIQVRWSANRQFVAWDEAGHTVVMDAMPEFKGESAGMRPLQVFLSALAGCSAMDIVSILEKKRQDVRDIEVRVEGEQRAEEFPRIYTHINVDYTVTGYQVSPDAVARAIELSIEKYCSVAGMLSSDVKLTTSFSVREAPAPRHSADS
- a CDS encoding PilT/PilU family type 4a pilus ATPase, with translation MANRILVVHEDVKLTEGIREGLRAAGSDIEVSSVLSGPRALGLIESHRPSIILVDADLEGMDGYSLTKQIKSGPHSNSQVIIVSRQPGEASALMARQAGAVAHLHSEGSLDAIVSKVLALAGAAAPVSHASTGVAEPASVVTPASSHHAPQAASVGSPPPAQFGSGMPQPVVSAPAQSAPQPAVSQPASPPAASVSEFHVDDLLRLMLERGGSDLHITVGSPPGIRMRGELVPVENSRPLTPRDAQAMIMGLLSEEQRRRFETELELDFAYSIPGVSRFRANVFQQRNSIGAVFRVIPLLIPTIDELALPKVARFLAERPRGLVLVTGPTGSGKSTTLAAVIDHINASRPLHIITLEDPIEFMHRNKKAYVNQREIGEDTHSFAAALKRVLRQDPDVILVGEMRDLETISAAITAAETGHLVLATLHTTGGPETIDRIIDVFPPHQQQQVRMQLSNTLEGVLSQVLLRHTDGRSRVMAMEIMLGIPAIRNLIREGKTHQMATIIQGGGSLGMQTLDQHLKTLLQSGKITFEEAISKAQNPRELAGMVGRKL